The following coding sequences lie in one Xanthomonas hortorum pv. pelargonii genomic window:
- the bioC gene encoding malonyl-ACP O-methyltransferase BioC codes for MNSTFDPRHVRRAFARAASSYAAAAALQREAETRLLESLDYFDDQLPKVVLDVGAGPGHASGAIKKRWPKAQVIALDQAMPMLRQARKAAGWWKPFAQVCADARALPVADGSVDVIFSNLCLQWVEDLPAVFAGFRRALRPGGLLLCSTFGPETLIELREAFAQADPAPHVSRFPPIAQFGDALLMSGFRDPVLDRDLFTLTYNDLPALMRELRAMGATNALSDRRATLTGRGRFAAASAAYEPLRRPDGTLPSSWEVIYAHAWAPAPGAPIREQGHDIASVPLASIPIRRRID; via the coding sequence ATGAACAGTACCTTCGACCCTCGCCACGTCCGGCGCGCCTTTGCGCGTGCCGCCAGCAGCTATGCCGCCGCCGCCGCGCTGCAGCGCGAAGCGGAAACGCGCCTGCTCGAATCGCTCGACTACTTTGACGACCAGCTGCCCAAGGTGGTGCTGGATGTCGGCGCCGGCCCCGGCCATGCCAGCGGCGCGATCAAGAAACGCTGGCCCAAGGCGCAGGTGATCGCCCTGGATCAGGCCATGCCGATGCTGCGCCAGGCGCGCAAGGCCGCGGGCTGGTGGAAACCGTTCGCACAGGTCTGCGCCGATGCGCGCGCCTTGCCTGTGGCCGATGGCAGCGTGGATGTGATCTTCAGCAATCTGTGCCTGCAGTGGGTGGAAGACCTGCCGGCGGTGTTCGCCGGCTTCCGCCGCGCGCTGAGACCGGGCGGGCTGTTGCTGTGCTCCACCTTCGGCCCGGAAACACTGATCGAACTGCGCGAAGCCTTCGCCCAGGCCGACCCGGCCCCGCACGTGAGCAGGTTTCCGCCGATCGCGCAATTCGGCGATGCCTTGCTGATGTCCGGCTTCCGCGACCCGGTGCTGGACCGCGACCTGTTTACGCTGACCTATAACGACCTGCCCGCCTTGATGCGCGAGCTGCGGGCGATGGGCGCGACCAACGCGCTCAGCGATCGCCGCGCCACCCTGACCGGACGCGGCCGCTTCGCCGCCGCCAGCGCCGCCTACGAGCCGTTACGGCGGCCGGACGGCACCTTGCCCAGCTCCTGGGAAGTGATCTATGCGCACGCCTGGGCACCGGCACCGGGCGCGCCGATCCGCGAACAAGGGCACGACATCGCCAGCGTACCGTTGGCCTCGATCCCGATCCGCCGCCGCATCGACTGA
- a CDS encoding SDR family oxidoreductase, with the protein MDLGIAGRWALVCAASKGLGLGCARALVSEGVNVVIVARGRDALEQSADALRALPGAGEVRSVVADIATPQGRTDALAACPQVDILINNAGGPPPGDFRQWEREDWLRALDANMLAPIELIRASVDAMRARRFGRIVNITSSAVKAPIDILGLSNGARAGLTGFVAGLARSTVADNVTINNLLPGQFATDRLRGNFAVIAQQQGGTAEDVAERKRAGIPAGRFGEPDEFGAACAFLCSAQAGYITGQNLLIDGGSYPGTF; encoded by the coding sequence ATGGACTTGGGCATCGCCGGACGTTGGGCACTGGTCTGCGCCGCCAGCAAAGGCTTGGGGCTGGGCTGCGCACGCGCGCTGGTCAGCGAAGGGGTGAACGTGGTGATCGTCGCGCGCGGGCGCGATGCATTGGAGCAGTCGGCCGATGCGTTGCGCGCGCTGCCAGGTGCCGGCGAGGTGCGCAGCGTGGTGGCCGATATCGCCACCCCGCAGGGACGCACCGATGCGCTTGCCGCCTGCCCGCAGGTCGATATCCTAATCAACAACGCCGGTGGCCCGCCGCCCGGCGATTTTCGGCAGTGGGAACGCGAGGACTGGTTACGCGCGCTGGATGCCAACATGCTGGCGCCGATCGAACTGATCCGCGCCAGCGTCGATGCGATGCGCGCACGGCGCTTCGGCCGCATCGTCAACATCACCTCCAGCGCGGTGAAGGCGCCGATCGACATCCTGGGCCTGTCCAACGGCGCACGCGCCGGCCTCACCGGCTTCGTCGCCGGGCTGGCGCGCAGCACGGTCGCCGATAACGTCACCATCAACAATCTGCTGCCCGGCCAGTTCGCCACCGACCGGCTGCGCGGCAACTTCGCCGTGATCGCGCAACAGCAAGGCGGCACCGCCGAGGACGTCGCCGAGCGCAAGCGCGCGGGCATCCCGGCCGGGCGCTTCGGCGAGCCGGACGAATTCGGCGCTGCCTGCGCGTTTCTGTGCAGCGCGCAGGCCGGCTACATCACCGGGCAGAACCTGCTGATCGACGGCGGCAGCTACCCGGGCACGTTCTAG
- the bioH gene encoding pimeloyl-ACP methyl ester esterase BioH translates to MHIDVIGHGPALVLLHGWALHGGVFAPLVERLAPHYQLHLVDLPGHGFSRDESTPFALPYVVADIAAATPPAVWIGWSLGGLFALHAAATQPQVRGLAMIAATPRFVRGNDWPEAVEREVFVQFGQDLSRDYRGTLERFLALDTLGSAHARAELRSLRETLVARSEPAADALQQGLSLLERTDLRRALPKLVRPSLWIAGQRDRLVPAAGMHAAAALAPHAQSLTIAGGGHAPFLGHADQVSEALQRFVASVP, encoded by the coding sequence ATGCATATCGACGTCATCGGCCACGGGCCTGCACTGGTTCTTCTGCACGGTTGGGCGCTGCACGGCGGCGTGTTTGCACCGCTGGTGGAGCGGCTGGCGCCGCACTATCAACTGCATCTGGTAGACCTGCCCGGGCACGGTTTCAGCCGCGACGAGAGCACGCCATTTGCGCTGCCGTACGTGGTCGCCGACATCGCCGCCGCCACGCCGCCGGCAGTGTGGATCGGCTGGTCGTTGGGCGGCTTGTTCGCGCTGCATGCCGCCGCCACCCAACCGCAGGTGCGCGGGCTGGCGATGATCGCGGCCACGCCGCGGTTCGTGCGTGGCAACGATTGGCCGGAGGCGGTCGAACGCGAGGTGTTCGTGCAATTTGGCCAGGACTTGTCGCGCGATTATCGCGGCACCCTAGAGCGCTTTCTGGCGCTGGACACGCTGGGCTCGGCGCATGCCCGCGCCGAGCTGCGCAGCCTGCGCGAGACGCTGGTTGCGCGCAGCGAACCGGCCGCCGACGCCTTGCAACAAGGCCTGAGCCTGCTGGAACGCACCGACCTGCGCCGCGCGCTGCCGAAACTCGTACGCCCCAGTCTGTGGATTGCCGGCCAACGCGATCGCCTGGTTCCGGCAGCCGGCATGCACGCAGCTGCGGCCCTGGCCCCGCATGCGCAATCACTCACCATCGCCGGTGGCGGACACGCGCCGTTTCTCGGCCACGCCGATCAAGTGAGCGAGGCGCTGCAACGCTTCGTTGCGTCCGTACCGTGA
- the bioF gene encoding 8-amino-7-oxononanoate synthase, translated as MARPDLHERISSLRKLRVAQERVRVRRQVGRRDGVRLEIDGRWLTGFCSNDYLGLSQQFEVVAALQDAAARDGAGATASHLICGHHTAHETLEREIADWLGYPSALLFGSGFIANLAVQQALLSEEDDVCVQDRLNHASLLDATRLAGCRLRRYPHLDVEGAMRQLKGAPEGAAMLASDGVFSMDGDVAPLRALSLVARMQEALFYVDDAHGVGVLGPQGRGCVADAGLGVAEVPLQLVTLGKALGGYGAVVVGDEALVRHLAETARPYIYTTALPPAQVAATRAAVRLARRDDWRRARLTELIGSFRDGARRYGFELMASDTPIQPLLCGEESTVMAMSAALEQAGFLIGAIRPPTVPEGKARLRITLSALHTPQQVQALIEALVQARDVVSRQPLRASA; from the coding sequence ATGGCTCGCCCCGATCTGCACGAACGGATTTCGTCGCTGCGCAAGTTGCGTGTGGCCCAGGAACGGGTACGGGTACGGCGCCAGGTGGGCCGCCGCGATGGCGTGCGGCTGGAAATCGATGGCCGCTGGCTGACAGGTTTTTGCTCCAACGACTATCTGGGCCTGTCGCAGCAGTTCGAAGTGGTCGCCGCGTTGCAGGACGCCGCCGCGCGCGATGGTGCCGGCGCCACCGCCTCGCATCTGATCTGCGGCCACCACACCGCGCACGAAACGCTCGAACGCGAGATCGCCGACTGGCTCGGCTATCCATCGGCGCTGCTGTTCGGAAGCGGCTTTATCGCCAATCTGGCCGTGCAGCAGGCCTTGCTCAGCGAAGAAGACGATGTCTGCGTGCAGGACCGGCTCAATCACGCCAGCCTGCTCGATGCCACACGCCTGGCCGGCTGCCGGCTGCGGCGGTATCCGCATCTGGATGTGGAAGGTGCGATGCGTCAGCTCAAGGGCGCGCCCGAAGGCGCGGCGATGCTGGCCAGCGATGGCGTCTTCAGCATGGATGGTGACGTTGCGCCGCTGCGTGCATTGAGTCTGGTCGCGCGCATGCAGGAAGCGCTGTTCTACGTCGACGATGCGCATGGCGTGGGCGTGCTCGGCCCGCAAGGGCGCGGTTGCGTTGCCGATGCGGGGCTCGGCGTGGCCGAAGTGCCGCTGCAATTGGTGACCCTGGGCAAGGCGCTCGGTGGCTACGGCGCGGTCGTCGTTGGCGACGAAGCGCTGGTGCGCCATCTGGCCGAAACCGCGCGCCCGTACATCTACACCACCGCATTGCCGCCGGCACAGGTCGCCGCGACCCGGGCGGCCGTGCGCCTGGCGCGGCGCGACGACTGGCGGCGTGCGCGGCTGACCGAATTGATCGGCAGTTTTCGCGATGGCGCACGCAGGTATGGCTTCGAACTGATGGCCTCCGATACACCGATCCAGCCATTGCTGTGCGGCGAAGAATCCACGGTGATGGCGATGTCCGCTGCGCTGGAACAGGCCGGCTTTTTGATCGGTGCGATCCGCCCACCCACCGTACCCGAAGGCAAGGCGCGTCTGCGCATCACCCTGTCTGCGTTGCACACGCCGCAACAGGTGCAGGCGTTGATCGAAGCCCTGGTGCAGGCGCGCGATGTGGTGAGCCGGCAACCGCTGCGCGCCTCCGCCTGA
- the bioB gene encoding biotin synthase BioB codes for MSVVVRHDWDRKELQALFDLPFPELLHRAASVHRAHFDPAEVQVSTLLSVKTGGCPEDCAYCPQAQRYDTGVTAQKLMETEEVVAKARQAKAAGASRFCMGAAWRSPKERDIPKVAAMIREVKAMGLETCATLGMLDAGQARALKDAGLDYYNHNLDTAPDYYDSIIHTRQYQDRLNTLEHVRDVGLKTCCGGIVGMGETREHRVGLLLALATLPSHPDSVPINQLVQVAGTPLHGTQQLDPFEFVRMIAVARIAMPKSMVRLSAGREAMSDELQALCFLAGANSIFYGEKLLTTGNPDTERDQALFQRLGLRPMQITVDAAEHDHPGTVHADITRGAACEHAA; via the coding sequence ATGTCTGTTGTCGTACGCCATGACTGGGATCGCAAAGAGCTGCAGGCGCTGTTCGATCTGCCGTTTCCGGAGCTGCTGCACCGCGCCGCCAGCGTGCACCGCGCCCATTTCGATCCGGCCGAAGTGCAGGTTTCCACGCTGTTGTCGGTCAAGACCGGCGGCTGCCCGGAAGACTGCGCGTACTGCCCGCAGGCGCAGCGCTACGACACCGGCGTGACCGCGCAGAAGCTGATGGAGACCGAAGAGGTCGTCGCCAAGGCGCGGCAGGCCAAGGCCGCCGGCGCCTCGCGTTTTTGCATGGGCGCGGCCTGGCGCTCGCCCAAGGAGCGCGATATCCCCAAGGTCGCGGCGATGATCCGCGAGGTCAAGGCGATGGGCCTGGAGACCTGCGCCACGCTCGGCATGCTCGACGCCGGCCAGGCGCGCGCGCTCAAGGACGCCGGGCTGGACTACTACAACCACAATCTGGACACCGCGCCGGATTACTACGATTCGATCATCCACACCCGCCAGTACCAGGACCGCCTGAACACCCTGGAGCACGTGCGCGATGTGGGCCTGAAGACCTGCTGCGGCGGCATCGTCGGCATGGGCGAAACCCGGGAGCACCGCGTCGGCCTGCTGCTGGCGCTGGCCACGCTGCCGTCGCATCCGGATTCGGTACCGATCAACCAGCTGGTGCAGGTCGCCGGCACGCCGTTGCATGGCACCCAGCAACTGGACCCGTTCGAGTTCGTGCGCATGATCGCGGTCGCCCGCATCGCCATGCCCAAATCGATGGTGCGCCTGTCTGCAGGCCGCGAAGCGATGAGCGATGAGCTGCAGGCACTGTGTTTCCTGGCCGGTGCCAATTCGATCTTCTACGGCGAAAAACTGCTGACCACCGGCAACCCGGACACCGAACGCGACCAGGCACTGTTCCAGCGCCTGGGCCTGCGCCCGATGCAGATCACCGTGGACGCCGCCGAGCATGACCACCCCGGCACCGTGCATGCGGACATCACCCGCGGCGCGGCCTGCGAACACGCCGCGTAA
- a CDS encoding ComF family protein, whose protein sequence is MQEAVNFDGVRSVYRWPQRVLRLLLPSVCLVCAEAGTADCDLCPACRAALPDHGHACLCCATQLYVSDGALRCGHCLQHPPPLQRVHACFTYRWPVDGLLRRFKFHQDLPAGRLLSELMAKRCADLPRPQALVPVSLHRQRLRQRGYDQALELAKPIGRALRLPCLPLLRRVRATAPQSELDADERQRNVRDAFVARGVLPAHVALVDDVMTTGATLHAAAQALRHAGVQRVDAWVCARVP, encoded by the coding sequence ATGCAAGAGGCTGTCAACTTCGATGGGGTGCGCTCGGTTTACAGGTGGCCGCAACGGGTGTTGCGGCTGCTGTTGCCGAGCGTGTGCCTGGTCTGTGCAGAGGCCGGCACTGCCGATTGCGATCTGTGCCCGGCATGCCGCGCCGCCCTGCCAGATCACGGCCACGCCTGCCTGTGTTGCGCGACGCAGTTATATGTTTCCGATGGAGCGCTGCGATGTGGACACTGCCTGCAGCACCCGCCACCGCTGCAGCGCGTGCATGCGTGCTTCACCTATCGCTGGCCGGTGGATGGCTTGCTGCGGCGTTTCAAGTTTCATCAGGATCTACCGGCCGGGCGCTTGCTCAGCGAGTTGATGGCCAAACGCTGTGCGGACTTGCCGCGCCCACAGGCGCTGGTGCCGGTGAGCCTGCATCGGCAGCGCCTGCGCCAGCGCGGCTACGACCAGGCGTTGGAGCTGGCCAAACCGATTGGCCGCGCGCTGCGGTTGCCCTGCCTGCCGTTATTGCGCCGCGTGCGGGCGACCGCACCGCAATCGGAGCTGGATGCGGACGAACGCCAACGCAATGTGCGGGATGCGTTCGTGGCGCGCGGCGTGTTGCCAGCGCATGTGGCCTTGGTGGACGACGTGATGACGACCGGTGCCACGCTGCATGCGGCCGCGCAGGCGTTGCGGCACGCGGGTGTGCAGCGGGTGGATGCGTGGGTATGCGCGCGGGTGCCGTGA
- the ubiA gene encoding 4-hydroxybenzoate octaprenyltransferase: MSKHAVEHVPVAAALTWPQRLGQYWKLIRGDRPIGSLLLLWPTWWALWLAADGLPPLWTLCVFTAGVWLTRSAGCVINDYADRWLDPHVERTKSRPLATGAVSGREALWVFVVLMLVAFALVLTLNWLTVALSVPGVFLAASYPYLKRHTHLPQVYLGMAFGWGIPMAFAAVQGSVPPLAWLLYAANILWATAYDTWYAMVDREDDIRMGSKSTAILFGKFDLVAQGVLYALMFAALVLVGLRAGLATAYWAGLGIAALLVAYEFRIARHRERGPCFRAFLHNNWVGLAIFVGIAAALALR, from the coding sequence ATGAGCAAGCATGCTGTCGAACACGTGCCCGTTGCGGCCGCGCTGACCTGGCCGCAGCGACTGGGCCAGTACTGGAAGTTGATCCGCGGCGATCGCCCGATCGGCAGCCTGTTGCTGCTCTGGCCCACCTGGTGGGCGCTGTGGCTGGCTGCCGATGGCCTGCCGCCGTTATGGACGCTGTGCGTGTTCACCGCCGGGGTCTGGCTGACCCGCTCGGCCGGTTGCGTGATCAACGACTACGCCGACCGCTGGCTGGACCCGCATGTGGAGCGCACCAAGTCGCGTCCGCTGGCCACCGGCGCTGTGTCCGGGCGCGAGGCGCTGTGGGTGTTCGTGGTGCTGATGCTGGTGGCGTTCGCGCTGGTGCTCACGCTCAACTGGCTGACCGTGGCGCTGAGCGTGCCGGGCGTGTTTCTGGCCGCCAGCTATCCCTATCTCAAGCGCCACACCCACCTGCCCCAGGTCTATCTGGGCATGGCGTTCGGCTGGGGTATCCCGATGGCGTTCGCGGCAGTGCAAGGCAGCGTACCGCCACTGGCCTGGCTGCTGTATGCGGCCAATATCCTGTGGGCCACCGCGTACGACACCTGGTACGCCATGGTCGACCGCGAGGACGACATCCGCATGGGCAGCAAGTCGACCGCCATCCTGTTCGGCAAGTTCGATCTGGTTGCACAAGGCGTGCTGTATGCATTGATGTTCGCGGCCCTGGTGCTGGTGGGCCTACGTGCCGGACTCGCCACCGCTTACTGGGCCGGGCTGGGCATCGCCGCGCTGCTGGTGGCCTACGAATTCCGCATCGCCCGCCATCGCGAACGCGGCCCCTGCTTCCGCGCCTTCCTGCACAACAACTGGGTAGGCCTGGCGATCTTCGTCGGCATCGCCGCGGCGCTGGCGTTGCGCTGA
- a CDS encoding JAB domain-containing protein, whose protein sequence is MRIHLRRCAGLTPARQRRRPAGCCPLAQPVADRKLIERLQQSPDLLDIGALDHLVIGGRKNVSLAARGWESRSLSQPLPATVPGRFGTHPLLASDQADGADLTQPTG, encoded by the coding sequence ATGCGGATCCACCTTCGCAGGTGCGCCGGCCTCACCCCCGCCAGACAGCGCCGGCGGCCGGCTGGTTGTTGTCCGCTCGCTCAACCCGTAGCCGACCGCAAGCTCATTGAGCGCCTGCAGCAATCACCGGACCTGCTCGACATCGGAGCGCTTGACCACCTGGTCATCGGCGGCCGGAAGAACGTCAGCCTGGCGGCAAGGGGATGGGAATCGCGCTCCCTTTCGCAGCCGCTTCCCGCTACAGTGCCGGGCCGTTTTGGCACGCATCCATTGCTTGCCAGCGATCAGGCCGACGGAGCCGACCTGACACAGCCAACCGGCTGA
- a CDS encoding thermonuclease family protein, with translation MLFRCSLFFSLAFIASSVFAQELSGRATVTDGDTITVAQKRIRLWGIDAPESAQQCTAKDGRAWPCGRRSAAALDSHLLDKTVRCEPHDMDRYGRIVAECFVQGQSLNGWMVRSGWAVAYRQYATSFVADERIAQQQERNIWSGSFQMPSDFRRAKRASSVKASSHASTVGIAGCKIKGNISGKGEKIFHMPGQRDYERTSIATARGERMFCSSREALEAGWQPAKR, from the coding sequence ATGTTGTTCAGATGTTCGTTGTTTTTTTCGCTTGCGTTTATTGCTTCATCCGTTTTCGCACAAGAGCTCAGCGGCCGCGCGACGGTGACCGACGGAGACACCATCACCGTCGCTCAAAAGCGCATCCGTCTTTGGGGCATCGATGCCCCGGAAAGCGCACAGCAGTGCACAGCCAAGGACGGGCGCGCCTGGCCGTGTGGCCGACGCTCAGCCGCAGCGCTGGACAGCCATCTGCTGGACAAAACCGTGCGTTGTGAACCGCATGACATGGATCGCTATGGAAGGATCGTTGCGGAGTGCTTTGTCCAGGGACAGTCCCTCAACGGCTGGATGGTCCGCTCGGGTTGGGCAGTGGCGTATCGCCAATACGCCACCTCCTTCGTCGCAGACGAACGCATTGCCCAGCAGCAGGAGCGCAACATCTGGAGCGGGTCCTTTCAGATGCCATCGGACTTCCGACGCGCCAAACGCGCGTCTTCGGTGAAGGCGTCATCCCACGCATCGACTGTTGGCATCGCGGGTTGCAAGATCAAAGGGAATATCTCTGGCAAGGGAGAAAAGATTTTCCACATGCCCGGTCAGCGCGACTACGAACGCACCTCCATTGCGACCGCACGTGGCGAGCGGATGTTCTGCAGTTCCAGAGAAGCCTTGGAGGCCGGATGGCAGCCGGCAAAACGTTGA
- a CDS encoding HPF/RaiA family ribosome-associated protein, translating to MQIQIQTDKHVPHDPSVVQHVEKTCSAQLAHFANDITRVEVHLRDENGQRGGAADRTCSIEAHVAGLPPIAATNSAETTASAVTGAARKLRTAIEHARGKQHAKATAPPPDML from the coding sequence ATGCAGATTCAGATCCAGACCGACAAGCACGTGCCGCATGACCCCTCTGTCGTGCAGCATGTCGAGAAGACCTGCTCCGCCCAGCTGGCGCATTTCGCCAACGACATCACCCGCGTCGAAGTGCATTTGCGCGATGAAAACGGTCAACGCGGCGGCGCGGCGGATCGAACCTGCAGCATCGAGGCACACGTCGCCGGCCTGCCGCCGATCGCGGCCACCAATAGCGCCGAAACCACCGCTTCCGCCGTCACCGGCGCCGCGCGCAAGCTGCGTACCGCCATCGAACATGCGCGCGGCAAGCAGCACGCCAAGGCGACCGCACCGCCGCCGGACATGCTCTGA
- a CDS encoding DUF3772 domain-containing protein produces MRRVLLLAALWMVCVGAAVAQDDDTLLENAQTQLDSMQKVLSQADTGMDKADKDQLGKLTDDVTGAQRQAQDLVRTLEPPLKELNVRLEGLGVAQKNEPNDLREQRQSLTKQRDRLDAEFKRATLLVSNAKDLADRLERERVQRFSVQLSTRVASPLSPTLWNQIAQQWPDDRARLQALSAKTVQMVQAGTAANGMGGLITAAVIALLLAIPMRIFLRHLGRRYAASRAPGGRLRRSGLALWFLLVGTLSLGIAAFVLVEGIRALGELPDDLDQLLTGFVAVSLVAAFVGSLSASLLMKHQPSWRLFPLDDATVDRLRVHCLVTAAVIWLSGMAAKISEAAGSSPALTTATDAVAALLYAGLILSALAGLSLSLRAQAATAGAVDPDSDAPTPVVSRGGGFIVLIRLLGHLAVIFALISALFGYLNLALFVERQIIWITLICSLLGLLVVFADDLMSWMFNPDGRFSRALSHALSIGSGRLVQLGLLMSAATRVLLVLLGIAVLLTPYGANINVVTGWAENITHGIPIGKELVITPSDVFRALCVFLLGMGLVHVVQQWLLNTYLPKTELDAGARNSISTVARYLGWLIVAIWGLTALGLDLKRLALVLSALSVGIGFGLQAITQNFVSGLILLAERPVKIGDWVRIGDQEGDVRKISVRATEIQVGDRSTLIVPNSELITKSVRNMTLSNPMGRVQLQFSVPLEAEVGKVRDMLLELFTEHTKVLAEPAPAVFIDSLAGGHVNFNSFAYVRSPRDAYGVRSELFFALLQRMETVGIAPQSPQEIRFSRAGAAVARDAGDGTPASED; encoded by the coding sequence TTGCGGCGTGTGCTGTTGCTGGCTGCTTTATGGATGGTGTGCGTGGGCGCCGCAGTGGCGCAGGACGACGACACGCTGCTGGAGAACGCGCAGACCCAGCTGGACAGCATGCAGAAGGTGCTGAGCCAGGCCGACACCGGCATGGACAAGGCCGATAAGGACCAGCTCGGCAAGCTGACCGACGATGTCACCGGCGCGCAGCGGCAGGCGCAGGATCTGGTACGCACGCTGGAGCCGCCGCTGAAGGAACTCAACGTGCGGCTGGAGGGGCTGGGCGTCGCTCAAAAGAACGAACCGAACGACTTGCGCGAGCAGCGCCAGTCGCTGACCAAGCAGCGCGATCGGCTGGATGCCGAGTTCAAGCGCGCCACACTGCTGGTCTCCAATGCCAAGGACCTGGCCGATCGGCTCGAACGCGAACGGGTGCAACGCTTCAGCGTGCAGCTCTCCACGCGTGTCGCCTCGCCGCTGTCGCCGACATTGTGGAACCAGATCGCACAGCAATGGCCTGACGATCGTGCCCGTCTGCAGGCGCTCTCCGCCAAGACGGTGCAGATGGTGCAGGCGGGAACTGCAGCCAACGGCATGGGCGGGCTGATCACCGCCGCCGTGATCGCGTTACTGCTGGCAATCCCGATGCGGATCTTCCTGCGCCACCTGGGGCGCCGTTACGCAGCCTCGCGTGCGCCCGGCGGACGCCTGCGACGCTCCGGGCTGGCATTGTGGTTCTTGCTGGTCGGTACGCTTAGCCTGGGGATTGCGGCGTTCGTGCTGGTTGAAGGCATCCGCGCGCTCGGCGAGCTGCCGGACGATCTGGATCAACTGCTGACCGGGTTTGTCGCCGTCAGTCTGGTGGCCGCCTTTGTCGGTTCGCTCAGTGCAAGCCTGCTGATGAAGCACCAGCCCAGCTGGCGCTTGTTTCCGCTGGACGATGCCACCGTCGATCGCCTGCGCGTGCATTGCCTGGTTACCGCCGCGGTCATCTGGCTCAGCGGCATGGCCGCAAAGATCAGTGAAGCCGCAGGCAGCAGCCCTGCGCTGACGACCGCCACCGATGCGGTCGCCGCGTTGTTGTATGCGGGGTTGATCCTGTCGGCGCTGGCCGGCCTGAGCCTGTCGTTGCGGGCGCAGGCGGCGACTGCGGGCGCGGTCGATCCCGACAGCGATGCGCCAACGCCGGTGGTGTCGCGGGGCGGCGGCTTCATCGTGCTGATTCGGCTGCTGGGCCATCTGGCGGTGATTTTCGCACTGATATCGGCCTTGTTCGGCTACCTCAATCTGGCGTTGTTCGTGGAGCGGCAGATCATCTGGATCACCCTGATCTGCAGCCTGCTCGGTTTGCTGGTGGTGTTTGCCGACGATCTGATGAGCTGGATGTTCAATCCCGACGGCCGTTTCAGCCGCGCGCTGTCGCATGCGCTGAGCATCGGGAGCGGACGCCTGGTCCAGCTGGGGCTGCTGATGTCCGCAGCAACGCGGGTGCTGCTGGTGCTGTTGGGCATCGCAGTGCTACTGACGCCTTACGGAGCCAACATCAATGTGGTGACCGGCTGGGCGGAGAACATTACCCACGGCATCCCCATTGGCAAGGAACTGGTGATCACCCCCAGCGATGTGTTCAGGGCGCTGTGTGTGTTCCTGCTCGGCATGGGGCTGGTGCACGTGGTACAGCAGTGGCTGCTCAACACCTATCTGCCCAAGACCGAGCTGGATGCCGGTGCGCGCAACTCCATCAGTACGGTGGCGCGCTATCTGGGTTGGCTGATCGTGGCGATCTGGGGCCTGACCGCGCTGGGGCTGGATCTGAAGCGGCTGGCGCTGGTGTTGAGCGCATTGTCGGTGGGTATCGGTTTCGGCTTGCAGGCGATCACGCAGAACTTCGTGTCGGGTTTGATCCTGCTGGCCGAGCGGCCAGTGAAGATCGGCGATTGGGTGCGCATTGGTGACCAGGAGGGCGATGTGCGCAAGATCAGCGTGCGCGCCACCGAAATCCAGGTCGGTGACCGCTCCACCCTGATCGTGCCCAACTCGGAATTGATCACCAAAAGCGTGCGCAACATGACGCTGTCCAACCCGATGGGCCGGGTGCAGCTGCAGTTCTCGGTGCCGCTGGAAGCCGAAGTGGGCAAGGTGCGAGACATGTTGCTGGAACTGTTCACCGAACACACCAAGGTGTTGGCTGAGCCGGCGCCGGCGGTGTTCATCGATTCGCTGGCCGGCGGCCACGTCAACTTCAATTCGTTCGCCTATGTCCGCAGCCCGCGCGATGCATATGGCGTGCGCAGCGAGTTGTTCTTTGCGCTGCTGCAGCGGATGGAAACCGTGGGCATTGCACCGCAATCGCCGCAGGAGATTCGTTTCAGCCGTGCGGGCGCGGCGGTGGCGCGCGATGCAGGCGATGGCACGCCTGCATCGGAAGACTGA